A section of the Citrus sinensis cultivar Valencia sweet orange chromosome 8, DVS_A1.0, whole genome shotgun sequence genome encodes:
- the LOC102607826 gene encoding transcription factor LHW-like isoform X1 produces MLKKERKSKMGAMLRQVLKAFCAGNQWCYAVFWKIGCQNTKLLIWEECHYESTPHPDIPFGEWDGCWGSYEILSRLRIHAEDRVQLLINKMMNNNQVNVVGEGILGRAAFTGNHQWFLANNHIRDAHPPEVQNEVHLQFSAGMQTVAVIPILPHGVVQLGSSLAISENIGFVNYVKSLILQLGCVPGALQPDYGAKESANSPGVPVPNGMLNSVDSSGIFKVTSAADGYNQQSSSSHPSRLACQLLGSLGRQIQHSAQATVQTFQTHNLSQTSGKSHDDGCEQKSTTMKHNLPFRGQQDNGGVGADVIPLSSDAWLDQPDPLYGSGSAFHHQSSAVCNSFKLTEQQILADGSVQDHAPNRVNESGSNSFVSSQLKIYGDLVGGSLPTKYLEGSGLYGGMSNQRSTVSIPCTIQNPHKSADINMQSSHLVGTGSKNANSSKEEVPLYGLVDTTTGRLLSKGCDEGRSSLDAKHRPNNLASWKGRVEDDLFQALNNPLTHLDQHMLSGQMPGFVNDCQTSDYGNVASKSRDAKFEDGSTQPPSGDDLFDILGVDFKNKLLNNDWNNLLADGKHTSEGSSIAMNAPDVSAGFYSVNEGILDGSSFSGMGTEHLLEAVVSRANSVSKQISDDNVSCRTTLTQISSSSIPTVSPSSGQVNMSNLVPTELFDITKSLTKAWTGGSSSFQSGCSKDNEGNCSQTTSVYGSHISSWVEQGQSVKRDGSVSTAYSKKNDETTKSNRKRLKPGENPRPRPKDRQMIQDRVKELREIVPNGAKCSIDALLERTIKHMLFLQSVTKHADKLKQTGESKIISKEGGLLLKDNFEGGATWAFEVGSQSMVCPIIVEDLNPPRQLLVEMLCEERGFFLEIADLIRGLGLTILKGLMEARNDKIWARFAVEANRDVTRMEIFMSLVRLLEQTVRSGTFVNALDNNNVMVHHSFPQATSIAATGRPSSLQ; encoded by the exons atgttaaaaaaagaacGAAAAAGTAAAATGGGTGCTATGTTAAGACAAGTTTTGAAAGCTTTTTGTGCTGGGAATCAGTGGTGCTATGCTGTGTTTTGGAAGATTGGTTGCCAGAATACTAA GTTATTAATTTGGGAAGAATGTCACTATGAGTCTACTCCACATCCTGACATACCATTTGGAGAGTGGGATGGATGCTGGGGTTCTTATGAAATTCTCTCTCGACTCAGGATTCATGCAGAAGACAGAGTTCAATTGCTGATTAACAAAATGATGAATAATAATCAGGTTAATGTCGTAGGTGAAGG AATACTTGGGCGAGCTGCATTTACAGGAAATCACCAATGGTTTCTTGCTAACAATCATATTAGAGATGCTCATCCACCAGAG GTTCAAAATGAGGTGCATCTCCAATTTTCTGCTGGCATGCAG ACAGTTGCAGTTATACCTATTCTTCCTCATGGTGTTGTTCAGCTTGGTTCTTCCTTGGCT ATTTCGGAGAACATTGGCTTTGTGAACTATGTGAAGAGTTTAATCCTACAACTGGGGTGCGTCCCTGGAGCTCTTCAACCAGACTACGGAGCAAAAGAATCCGCTAACAGCCCTGGAGTACCAGTTCCTAATGGAATGCTTAATTCTGTAGATTCATCTGGAATTTTCAAGGTGACCTCAGCTGCTGATGGTTACAACCAACAAAGCAGCTCATCTCATCCATCAAGGCTAGCTTGCCAACTGTTGGGTTCTCTAGGTAGACAGATTCAGCATAGTGCTCAGGCTACTGTGCAAACATTTCAAACCCATAACTTGAGCCAAACTTCTGGCAAATCCCATGATGACGGCTGTGAACAAAAGTCTACTACAATGAAACATAATCTACCTTTCAGGGGTCAACAGGATAATGGAGGTGTGGGTGCTGATGTTATCCCCTTGAGTTCAGATGCATGGTTGGACCAGCCTGATCCTTTGTACGGTTCAGGATCTGcatttcatcatcaatcaAGTGCTGTTTGTAATAGCTTCAAGTTAACTGAACAACAGATCTTAGCAGATGGTTCTGTTCAAGATCATGCTCCTAACAGGGTGAATGAGTCAGGCAGTAATAGCTTTGTTTCAtctcaattgaaaatatatggGGACTTGGTTGGAGGTTCACTTCCTACAAAATATCTTGAAGGAAGTGGCCTATATGGTGGGATGAGTAATCAAAGAAGTACGGTATCAATTCCGTGCACTATTCAAAATCCACATAAATCAGCAGACATTAATATGCAGTCCTCACATCTGGTTGGTACTGGGTCTAAAAATGCAAATTCATCCAAAGAGGAGGTTCCTTTATACGGTCTGGTGGACACAACCACTGGTCGCCTGCTTTCAAAAGGCTGTGATGAAGGACGTAGTTCATTAGATGCTAAGCATAGACCGAATAATTTAGCTTCTTGGAAGGGAAGGGTGGAAGACGATTTGTTTCAAGCCCTTAACAACCCACTGACTCATCTTGATCAGCATATGTTGAGTGGCCAAATGCCTGGTTTTGTTAATGACTGCCAAACATCTGACTATGGAAATGTGGCTTCAAAATCTAGGGACGCTAAATTTGAAGATGGAAGCACACAACCACCTTCAGGGGACGActtgtttgatattttgggTGTGGATTTTAAGAATAAGCTCCTTAATAACGACTGGAATAATTTGCTTGCTGATGGGAAACATACAAGTGAGGGTAGTTCAATAGCTATGAATGCTCCTGATGTGAGTGCTGGTTTCTATTCAGTTAATGAAGGGATATTAGATGGCAGTTCATTCTCTGGGATGGGTACCGAGCATCTTCTAGAAGCTGTGGTCTCCAGGGCTAACTCTGTCTCAAAGCAGATCTCAGATGATAATGTCTCTTGCAGGACAACATTGACACAGATCAGTAGCTCCTCTATTCCTACTGTTTCTCCCTCCTCCGGCCAGGTTAATATGTCTAACTTAGTGCCAACGGAACTGTTTGACATTACCAAGTCCTTGACAAAGGCATGGACTGGGGGATCCAGCTCTTTTCAGTCTGGTTGTAGCAAGGATAATGAAGGAAATTGCTCTCAAACTACTTCCGTATATGGGTCCCATATCAGTTCGTGGGTAGAACAGGGTCAAAGCGTGAAGCGTGATGGTAGTGTCTCAACTGCATAttctaagaaaaatgatgaaacAACTAAATCAAATCGCAAAAGACTTAAACCTGGGGAGAACCCTCGACCAAGGCCCAAAGATCGCCAGATGATTCAAGATCGCGTGAAAGAATTGCGAGAAATTGTTCCGAATGGGGCAAAA TGTAGCATAGATGCGCTTCTAGAACGAACCATCAAGCACATGCTGTTCCTGCAAAGTGTGACAAAGCACGCTGACAAGCTAAAACAAACGGGGGAGTCTAAG ATAATCAGCAAGGAAGGCGGTTTGCTTTTAAAAGATAACTTTGAGGGAGGGGCAACATGGGCATTTGAAGTCGGTTCACAATCTATGGTCTGCCCTATCATTGTTGAGGATTTGAATCCACCTCGGCAGCTACTCGTGGAG ATGCTTTGTGAGGAACGGGGTTTCTTTTTGGAAATAGCTGATTTAATCAGGGGATTGGGGTTAACCATCTTGAAGGGACTGATGGAAGCAAGGAATGACAAGATCTGGGCACGCTTTGCAGTAGAG GCTAACAGGGATGTAACAAGGATGGAAATATTTATGTCACTTGTTCGTCTTTTGGAGCAAACTGTGAGGAGCGGCACATTTGTAAATGCCTTGGATAACAACAATGTGATGGTTCATCACTCTTTTCCCCAAGCCACTTCTATAGCAGCAACGGGTAGGCCCAGTAGTTTACAGTGA
- the LOC102607826 gene encoding transcription factor LHW-like isoform X2 has translation MQTVAVIPILPHGVVQLGSSLAISENIGFVNYVKSLILQLGCVPGALQPDYGAKESANSPGVPVPNGMLNSVDSSGIFKVTSAADGYNQQSSSSHPSRLACQLLGSLGRQIQHSAQATVQTFQTHNLSQTSGKSHDDGCEQKSTTMKHNLPFRGQQDNGGVGADVIPLSSDAWLDQPDPLYGSGSAFHHQSSAVCNSFKLTEQQILADGSVQDHAPNRVNESGSNSFVSSQLKIYGDLVGGSLPTKYLEGSGLYGGMSNQRSTVSIPCTIQNPHKSADINMQSSHLVGTGSKNANSSKEEVPLYGLVDTTTGRLLSKGCDEGRSSLDAKHRPNNLASWKGRVEDDLFQALNNPLTHLDQHMLSGQMPGFVNDCQTSDYGNVASKSRDAKFEDGSTQPPSGDDLFDILGVDFKNKLLNNDWNNLLADGKHTSEGSSIAMNAPDVSAGFYSVNEGILDGSSFSGMGTEHLLEAVVSRANSVSKQISDDNVSCRTTLTQISSSSIPTVSPSSGQVNMSNLVPTELFDITKSLTKAWTGGSSSFQSGCSKDNEGNCSQTTSVYGSHISSWVEQGQSVKRDGSVSTAYSKKNDETTKSNRKRLKPGENPRPRPKDRQMIQDRVKELREIVPNGAKCSIDALLERTIKHMLFLQSVTKHADKLKQTGESKIISKEGGLLLKDNFEGGATWAFEVGSQSMVCPIIVEDLNPPRQLLVEMLCEERGFFLEIADLIRGLGLTILKGLMEARNDKIWARFAVEANRDVTRMEIFMSLVRLLEQTVRSGTFVNALDNNNVMVHHSFPQATSIAATGRPSSLQ, from the exons ATGCAG ACAGTTGCAGTTATACCTATTCTTCCTCATGGTGTTGTTCAGCTTGGTTCTTCCTTGGCT ATTTCGGAGAACATTGGCTTTGTGAACTATGTGAAGAGTTTAATCCTACAACTGGGGTGCGTCCCTGGAGCTCTTCAACCAGACTACGGAGCAAAAGAATCCGCTAACAGCCCTGGAGTACCAGTTCCTAATGGAATGCTTAATTCTGTAGATTCATCTGGAATTTTCAAGGTGACCTCAGCTGCTGATGGTTACAACCAACAAAGCAGCTCATCTCATCCATCAAGGCTAGCTTGCCAACTGTTGGGTTCTCTAGGTAGACAGATTCAGCATAGTGCTCAGGCTACTGTGCAAACATTTCAAACCCATAACTTGAGCCAAACTTCTGGCAAATCCCATGATGACGGCTGTGAACAAAAGTCTACTACAATGAAACATAATCTACCTTTCAGGGGTCAACAGGATAATGGAGGTGTGGGTGCTGATGTTATCCCCTTGAGTTCAGATGCATGGTTGGACCAGCCTGATCCTTTGTACGGTTCAGGATCTGcatttcatcatcaatcaAGTGCTGTTTGTAATAGCTTCAAGTTAACTGAACAACAGATCTTAGCAGATGGTTCTGTTCAAGATCATGCTCCTAACAGGGTGAATGAGTCAGGCAGTAATAGCTTTGTTTCAtctcaattgaaaatatatggGGACTTGGTTGGAGGTTCACTTCCTACAAAATATCTTGAAGGAAGTGGCCTATATGGTGGGATGAGTAATCAAAGAAGTACGGTATCAATTCCGTGCACTATTCAAAATCCACATAAATCAGCAGACATTAATATGCAGTCCTCACATCTGGTTGGTACTGGGTCTAAAAATGCAAATTCATCCAAAGAGGAGGTTCCTTTATACGGTCTGGTGGACACAACCACTGGTCGCCTGCTTTCAAAAGGCTGTGATGAAGGACGTAGTTCATTAGATGCTAAGCATAGACCGAATAATTTAGCTTCTTGGAAGGGAAGGGTGGAAGACGATTTGTTTCAAGCCCTTAACAACCCACTGACTCATCTTGATCAGCATATGTTGAGTGGCCAAATGCCTGGTTTTGTTAATGACTGCCAAACATCTGACTATGGAAATGTGGCTTCAAAATCTAGGGACGCTAAATTTGAAGATGGAAGCACACAACCACCTTCAGGGGACGActtgtttgatattttgggTGTGGATTTTAAGAATAAGCTCCTTAATAACGACTGGAATAATTTGCTTGCTGATGGGAAACATACAAGTGAGGGTAGTTCAATAGCTATGAATGCTCCTGATGTGAGTGCTGGTTTCTATTCAGTTAATGAAGGGATATTAGATGGCAGTTCATTCTCTGGGATGGGTACCGAGCATCTTCTAGAAGCTGTGGTCTCCAGGGCTAACTCTGTCTCAAAGCAGATCTCAGATGATAATGTCTCTTGCAGGACAACATTGACACAGATCAGTAGCTCCTCTATTCCTACTGTTTCTCCCTCCTCCGGCCAGGTTAATATGTCTAACTTAGTGCCAACGGAACTGTTTGACATTACCAAGTCCTTGACAAAGGCATGGACTGGGGGATCCAGCTCTTTTCAGTCTGGTTGTAGCAAGGATAATGAAGGAAATTGCTCTCAAACTACTTCCGTATATGGGTCCCATATCAGTTCGTGGGTAGAACAGGGTCAAAGCGTGAAGCGTGATGGTAGTGTCTCAACTGCATAttctaagaaaaatgatgaaacAACTAAATCAAATCGCAAAAGACTTAAACCTGGGGAGAACCCTCGACCAAGGCCCAAAGATCGCCAGATGATTCAAGATCGCGTGAAAGAATTGCGAGAAATTGTTCCGAATGGGGCAAAA TGTAGCATAGATGCGCTTCTAGAACGAACCATCAAGCACATGCTGTTCCTGCAAAGTGTGACAAAGCACGCTGACAAGCTAAAACAAACGGGGGAGTCTAAG ATAATCAGCAAGGAAGGCGGTTTGCTTTTAAAAGATAACTTTGAGGGAGGGGCAACATGGGCATTTGAAGTCGGTTCACAATCTATGGTCTGCCCTATCATTGTTGAGGATTTGAATCCACCTCGGCAGCTACTCGTGGAG ATGCTTTGTGAGGAACGGGGTTTCTTTTTGGAAATAGCTGATTTAATCAGGGGATTGGGGTTAACCATCTTGAAGGGACTGATGGAAGCAAGGAATGACAAGATCTGGGCACGCTTTGCAGTAGAG GCTAACAGGGATGTAACAAGGATGGAAATATTTATGTCACTTGTTCGTCTTTTGGAGCAAACTGTGAGGAGCGGCACATTTGTAAATGCCTTGGATAACAACAATGTGATGGTTCATCACTCTTTTCCCCAAGCCACTTCTATAGCAGCAACGGGTAGGCCCAGTAGTTTACAGTGA
- the LOC102608414 gene encoding probable leucine-rich repeat receptor-like protein kinase At1g35710: MVLANLKNEFGIFSLILLILFPALDFPLIVSSNSTEEAHALLKWKTSLQNHNNKGSFLPSWTLNNATKISPCAWFGIHCNHAGKVNSINLTSAGLIGTLHDFSFSSFPHLAYLDLRVNQIFGIIPSQIANNSKLKYLDLSSNSFSGTIPPQIGNLSMLKILYLSTNQFSGRIPPQIGHLSYLKALHLFENGLSGSIPPSLGNLTNLAIMYLYNNSLSGSIPSEIGNLKSLSGLELGYNKLSGSMPLSLGNLPNLATLDLHDNSLSGSIPLSFGNLTNLDILNLPHNSLSGSIPSEMGNLKSLYGLGLSFNKLSGSIPSSLGNLTKLTILYLSDNLLFGSIPSEIGNLRYLFDLELGDNKLSGSIPHSLGNLTNLATLYLFTNFLSGSIPSEIGNLNSLSDLGLSENELSGSIPYSFGNLTNMIVLSIYSNALSGAIPKEYGNLVKLTLLVLSYNQLQGPIPDLRNLTRLARVRLDRNHLTGNISESFGIHSNLSYINLSHKKFYGEISFDWGKFPNLGTLDVSANNITGILPPEIGDSPQLKVLDLSSNHIVGEIPSELGKLRSLIKLTLNRNQFSGQLPTELGSLIQLEHLDLSSNRLSNSIPGSLGNLVKLYYLNLSNNQFSGEIPIKLEKFIHLSDLDLSHNFLGEEIPSQVCSMQSLEKLNLAHNNLSGFIPRCFKEMHGLVYIDISYNKLHGPIPNSAAFKHAPMEALQGNKGLCGDIKGFPSCKASKSDKQASRKIWVVIVFPLLGSFALLISLIGLFFMFRRRSSSQTQQSSAGNAPGFLSVLTFDGKIAYEEIVRATNDFDEEHCIGTGGQGSVYRAELSSGEIVAVKKFHSPLLSEMTCQQEFLNEVKSLTEIRHRNIVKFYGFCSHARHSFIVYEYLEMGSLAMILSNATSAEELGWTQRMNVIKGVADALSYLHNDCFPPIVYRDISSKNVLLDLEYEAHVSDFGISKSLKPDSSNWTELAGTIGYVAPELAYTMKVTEKSDVYSFGVLALEAIKGKHPRDFISSICSSSSNLDRTLDEILDPRLPAPSCNIRDKLISIMEVAISCLDENPDSRPTMQKVSQLLKI, from the exons ATGGTGTTAgcaaacttgaaaaatgaattcGGAATTTTCTCACTCATTTTGCTCATCCTATTTCCTGCCTTAGATTTTCCACTTATTGTTTCTTCGAATTCTACGGAAGAAGCCCACGCTCTTCTCAAATGGAAAACTAGCCttcaaaatcataataataaaggaTCTTTCCTGCCTTCATGGACTCTTAATAATGCCACCAAAATAAGCCCGTGTGCTTGGTTTGGAATTCATTGCAACCATGCTGGAAAAGTCAATAGTATTAACCTCACAAGCGCAGGTTTAATAGGTACGCTTCATGATTTCTCATTCTCATCGTTTCCTCATCTTGCGTATCTTGATCTTAGAGTCAACCAAATTTTTGGAATCATCCCTTCTCAAATTGCTAAcaattcaaaactcaagtaCCTTGATTTATCATCCAATTCGTTTTCTGGAACCATCCCACCTCAAATTGGTAACCTTTCTATGCTCAAGATCCTTTATTTATCCACTAATCAATTTTCTGGAAGAATACCACCACAAATTGGCCACCTAAGTTATCTCAAGGCCCTTCACCTGTTCGAGAATGGCTTAAGTGGCTCAATCCCTCCTTCTTTGGGTAACTTGACCAACTTGGCTATCATGTATCTTTATAATAATTCGCTATCTGGTTCAATTCCAAGTGAAATAGGAAACTTAAAGTCTCTTTCCGGTCTAGAATTGGGCTATAATAAACTAAGCGGCTCAATGCCTCTTTCTTTGGGTAACTTGCCCAACTTAGCTACCTTGGATCTTCATGACAATTCACTTTCTGGCTCAATCCCTCTTTCTTTCGGTAACTTGACCAACTTAGATATCTTGAATCTTCCTCACAATTCACTTTCTGGTTCAATTCCAAGCGAAATGGGAAACTTGAAGTCCCTTTACGGTCTAGGCTTGAGTTTCAATAAACTCAGTGgctcaattccttcttctttggGTAACTTGACTAAATTGACTATCTTGTATCTTTCTGACAATTTACTTTTTGGTTCAATCCCAAGTGAAATAGGAAATTTAAGGTATCTTTTTGATCTAGAATTGGGAGACAATAAACTCAGTGGCTCAATCCCTCATTCTTTGGGTAACTTGACTAACTTGGCTACTTTGTatctttttacaaattttctttctgGTTCAATCCCAAGTGAAATAGGAAACTTGAACTCTCTTTCTGATCTAGGATTGAGTGAGAATGAACTCAGTGGCTCAATCCCTTATTCTTTTGGTAATTTGACCAACATGATTGTCTTGAGTATTTATAGTAATGCACTTTCTGGTGCTATTCCTAAAGAATATGGAAACCTTGTTAAATTGACTTTGTTAGTGTTAAGCTATAACCAATTACAAGGTCCAATTCCCGATTTGAGAAATTTGACAAGACTAGCAAGAGTACGCCTCGATAGAAACCATCTCACCGGTAATATATCTGAATCTTTTGGTattcattcaaatttaagtTACATAAATCTTAGccacaaaaaattttatggtgaAATCTCATTTGATTGGGGAAAATTCCCAAATTTAGGCACTTTAGATGTTTCTGCAAATAATATTACTGGCATCCTACCTCCTGAGATTGGAGACTCTCCTCAATTAAAAGTTCTTGATCTTTCTTCAAATCATATCGTTGGCGAGATTCCATCCGAACTTGGCAAGCTTAGGTCTCTAATCAAGCTCACTTTGAATAGGAATCAATTTTCTGGACAGCTACCTACAGAACTCGGGTCACTCATTCAACTTGAGCACCTTGACTTATCTTCGAATAGATTAAGCAATTCCATCCCAGGAAGTCTTGGTAACTTGGTTAAATTGTATTACTTGAATTTGAGCAACAATCAGTTCAGTGGAGAAATTCCAatcaaattagaaaagttCATTCATCTTTCAGATTTAGATTTGAGTCATAACTTTCTCGGAGAAGAAATACCATCTCAAGTCTGCAGTATGCAAAGCCTGGAAAAGCTTAATCTCGCCCACAATAACCTTTCTGGTTTCATTCCAAGATGTTTTAAGGAAATGCATGGTCTTGTATATATTGACATATCCTACAACAAGTTACACGGACCAATTCCTAATAGTGCGGCATTCAAACATGCTCCGATGGAAGCATTACAAGGGAACAAAGGCTTGTGCGGAGATATCAAAGGATTTCCATCTTGTAAAGCATCCAAGTCAGACAAACAAGCTTCGAGAAAGATTTGGGTTGTTATTGTATTCCCTCTCTTAGGGAGTTTTgctcttttaatttctctaaTTGGATTGTTCTTTATGTTTCGAAGAAGGAGTAGTTCACAGACACAACAGAGTAGCGCTGGAAATGCTCCGGGTTTTCTTTCAGTGTTAACCTTTGATGGAAAAATCGCGTACGAAGAAATTGTTAGAGCAacaaatgattttgatgaggAGCATTGCATTGGAACAGGTGGACAAGGAAGTGTTTACAGAGCTGAGCTATCATCTGGAGAAATCGTTGCAGTTAAGAAATTTCATTCGCCACTCTTAAGTGAGATGACATGTCAACAAGAGTTCTTGAATGAAGTTAAGTCATTAACAGAGATACGACATCGTAATATTGTGAAATTTTATGGTTTTTGTTCACATGCTCGGCACTCATTTATAGTTTATGAATATCTTGAAATGGGTAGCTTGGCCATGATCTTGAGCAATGCTACATCAGCAGAGGAATTAGGGTGGACACAAAGAATGAATGTGATAAAAGGTGTAGCTGATGCATTGTCTTACTTGCACAATGATTGCTTCCCTCCAATTGTTTATCGAGATATATCGAGCAAGAATGTGCTGTTAGATTTAGAGTATGAAGCTCATGTTTCAGATTTCGGAATTTCCAAGTCTCTCAAGCCAGACTCATCCAATTGGACAGAACTTGCAGGCACAATTGGATATGTTGCACCAG AGCTTGCATACACAATGAAAGTTACTGAAAAGAGCGACGTGTATAGCTTTGGAGTGTTAGCATTGGAAGCGATAAAGGGGAAGCATCCAAGAGATTTCATTTCCTCAATTTGCTCCTCATCTTCGAACCTGGACAGAACACTTGATGAAATATTGGACCCTCGGCTTCCAGCCCCATCATGCAATATTCGAGACAAACTGATATCAATCATGGAAGTCGCCATTTCTTGTTTAGATGAGAATCCAGATTCCAGACCAACCATGCAGAAAGTGTCTCAATTGTTAAAGATTTAG